Proteins encoded together in one Catalinimonas alkaloidigena window:
- a CDS encoding aldo/keto reductase, translating to MDYRYLGRSGLKVSTLTLGTMTFGGKGKFASVGNSDVNEARRIVDACVERGVNLLDTANVYSGGVSEEIIGEVLNGKRPNDLLIASKARLRNGDGPNDSGFSRYHLIRECERSLKRLRTDVIDIYFMHQWDGSTPLDEMLETLDTLVKQGKIRYIGCSNFSGWHIMKAMETSRANHWQRFVTQQIHYTLEAREAEYELLPIAVDQGLGVLVWSPLAGGLLSGKYRRDRTQQEGTRFTGGWTEPPIRDEARLWDIVDVLMDIADNRGVSGAQVSLAWLLTRPAVSSLVIGGRNMQQIEDNLAAAELQLTDEELTRLNEVSQPPLIYPYWHQANLAKDSFQAPDQALHHRV from the coding sequence ATGGATTACCGCTACCTGGGCCGCTCCGGCCTCAAAGTTTCGACCCTCACCCTCGGCACGATGACCTTCGGAGGAAAAGGCAAATTCGCTTCCGTCGGCAATTCGGACGTCAACGAGGCGCGCCGCATCGTCGATGCCTGCGTGGAGCGGGGCGTTAACCTGCTCGACACGGCCAACGTCTATTCCGGCGGCGTCTCGGAAGAAATCATCGGCGAGGTGCTGAACGGCAAACGCCCGAACGATTTGCTGATCGCCTCGAAGGCCCGGCTGCGCAACGGCGACGGCCCCAACGACAGCGGCTTTTCGCGCTACCACCTGATCCGCGAGTGCGAACGCAGCCTGAAGCGCCTGCGCACCGACGTGATCGACATTTACTTCATGCACCAGTGGGACGGCAGCACGCCGCTGGACGAAATGCTGGAGACGCTCGACACGCTGGTGAAACAGGGGAAAATTCGTTACATCGGGTGCTCGAACTTTTCGGGGTGGCACATCATGAAGGCGATGGAAACCAGCCGCGCGAACCACTGGCAGCGTTTCGTCACGCAACAGATTCATTATACGTTAGAGGCCCGCGAGGCAGAATACGAACTCCTGCCGATTGCGGTCGATCAGGGACTGGGCGTGCTGGTGTGGAGTCCGCTGGCCGGTGGATTGCTCTCGGGCAAGTACCGCCGCGACCGGACCCAACAGGAGGGAACCCGCTTCACCGGAGGCTGGACCGAACCACCCATCCGCGACGAAGCCCGCCTCTGGGACATCGTAGACGTACTGATGGACATCGCCGACAACCGGGGCGTCTCGGGGGCGCAGGTATCGCTGGCGTGGTTGCTGACCCGCCCGGCGGTGTCTTCGCTGGTGATCGGTGGGCGGAACATGCAACAGATCGAAGACAACCTCGCCGCGGCCGAACTGCAACTCACCGACGAAGAACTCACACGCCTGAATGAAGTGAGTCAGCCGCCGCTCATTTATCCGTACTGGCACCAGGCCAACCTTGCCAAAGACAGCTTCCAGGCCCCTGACCAGGCCCTGCACCACCGGGTGTAA
- a CDS encoding PHB depolymerase family esterase, producing the protein MIRYTSFLTLCCCFFFNCPTFAQYDTLVHDGLERTYLVHLPPNYTETEAWPLVVAMHGGGGSAFNLQDQSGLSAKADAAGFVVVYPEGIRGGALNIRTWNAGWCCGPASSGNVDDVGFLTALLDTLTARYALDTTRIYATGMSNGGFISYRLACERSDRIAAIAPVACSMSLEACTPGRPVPIIHFHSSQDGSVPYRGGVGDGLSNHYNAPQDSVLDAWAAANGCRPVADTLVDTDEYLLTQWTDCDCGVEIHRYLTHDGGHSWPGGNQTPIGDPPSHYLNATDLMWDFFQQYTLACAEPSGAGLSSEIRAVHLFPNPSADIVTVQGRQIVRVRLRDLAGQVLSSRFYRRVDRVEVDLRNRPAGVYVVEITSSDRSRDTRLVVKQ; encoded by the coding sequence ATGATCAGGTATACTTCGTTTCTCACACTTTGTTGCTGTTTTTTCTTCAACTGCCCCACTTTTGCGCAGTACGACACGCTGGTACACGACGGGCTGGAGCGGACCTATCTGGTGCACCTGCCACCCAATTATACGGAGACGGAAGCGTGGCCGCTGGTGGTGGCGATGCACGGCGGCGGGGGAAGTGCCTTCAACCTACAAGACCAATCCGGGCTGAGCGCCAAGGCCGACGCCGCGGGGTTTGTGGTGGTCTACCCGGAGGGAATCAGGGGCGGGGCGTTGAACATCCGCACCTGGAACGCGGGGTGGTGCTGCGGTCCGGCCAGTAGTGGCAACGTAGACGACGTCGGCTTCCTGACGGCGTTGCTCGATACGCTCACGGCCCGGTACGCCCTCGACACCACGCGGATCTACGCCACGGGCATGTCGAACGGCGGGTTCATAAGCTACCGCCTCGCCTGCGAGCGCTCCGACCGCATCGCGGCCATTGCGCCGGTGGCCTGTTCCATGAGTCTGGAAGCGTGTACGCCCGGCCGCCCCGTACCGATTATCCATTTTCATTCGTCCCAGGACGGCAGTGTGCCGTACCGGGGGGGCGTGGGCGACGGCCTTTCGAACCACTACAACGCGCCGCAGGATTCGGTGCTAGACGCATGGGCGGCGGCGAACGGGTGCCGTCCGGTGGCCGATACGCTGGTCGATACCGACGAGTACCTCCTGACCCAATGGACGGATTGCGACTGCGGGGTGGAGATTCACCGCTACCTGACGCACGACGGCGGGCACTCCTGGCCGGGTGGCAACCAGACGCCCATCGGCGATCCGCCGTCGCACTACCTCAATGCCACCGACCTGATGTGGGACTTCTTCCAGCAGTACACGCTGGCGTGTGCGGAACCGTCGGGTGCGGGCTTGTCCTCCGAAATTCGCGCCGTGCACCTGTTTCCCAACCCGTCGGCGGATATCGTGACCGTGCAGGGGCGGCAGATTGTCCGGGTACGCCTCCGCGATCTGGCCGGGCAGGTACTGTCCAGCCGTTTCTACCGCCGCGTCGATCGGGTGGAAGTCGACCTCCGCAACCGTCCCGCCGGGGTCTACGTCGTGGAAATCACCTCCTCCGACCGCTCCCGCGACACGCGACTGGTGGTGAAGCAATAA
- a CDS encoding helix-turn-helix domain-containing protein, which yields MKHFKTISEFHRFRELPPPQHPLLSVFRVDDVKHLHPDEPTNLVFDFYGISLKRVANVKVKYGQEPFDFNEGILSFMAPQQVISLAFERDEEIKQSGWVIYIHPDFLWNTPLAKTIKQYDFWDYTLREALYLSEKEEATINQIIENIQREYQANLDHFSKKIMIAQLESLLSYAERFYHRQFLTREKANHQLLTRLETLLEDYFASDDLARRGLPTVHYVADQLHLSPKYLSSVLRVLTGQTTQQHIHEKLIARAKEQLSTTDLTVSEIAYALGFEHLPSFSKLFKIKTSQSPLEFRQSFQ from the coding sequence ATGAAGCATTTTAAAACGATCAGCGAATTTCATCGGTTCAGGGAATTACCCCCGCCGCAGCATCCGCTCCTCAGTGTCTTCAGGGTGGACGACGTGAAACATTTGCATCCGGACGAACCGACGAATTTGGTGTTCGATTTCTATGGCATCTCCCTCAAACGAGTGGCGAATGTCAAGGTAAAGTACGGACAAGAGCCATTTGATTTCAACGAAGGCATCCTGTCGTTCATGGCTCCCCAGCAGGTCATCAGCCTGGCGTTCGAGCGGGACGAAGAAATTAAGCAATCGGGATGGGTGATCTACATTCATCCCGATTTTTTATGGAACACACCGCTGGCTAAAACCATCAAACAATACGATTTCTGGGACTACACGCTCCGGGAGGCCCTGTACCTCTCCGAAAAAGAAGAAGCAACGATCAACCAGATCATCGAAAACATTCAGCGGGAATACCAGGCGAACCTGGACCACTTCAGCAAGAAGATCATGATTGCGCAGCTCGAAAGCCTACTCTCGTACGCCGAGCGGTTCTACCACCGCCAGTTCCTCACCCGCGAAAAGGCGAATCATCAGCTTCTGACGCGTCTGGAAACCCTCCTGGAAGACTATTTCGCCAGCGATGACCTTGCGCGGCGCGGGCTGCCCACCGTACACTACGTGGCCGACCAGCTCCACCTGTCGCCCAAGTACCTGAGCAGTGTCCTGCGCGTGTTGACGGGACAAACCACCCAGCAGCACATTCACGAAAAGCTCATCGCCAGGGCTAAAGAACAACTCTCCACCACAGACCTCACCGTGAGCGAGATCGCCTATGCGTTGGGGTTCGAACACCTGCCGTCGTTCAGCAAACTCTTCAAGATCAAGACCAGCCAGTCACCCCTGGAATTCCGGCAGTCATTTCAGTGA
- a CDS encoding intradiol ring-cleavage dioxygenase: MYIAPPDQIDAVDTSAGWWEAGQKLLVTGTVYQPDGRTPAPNVLLYYWQTDHRGYYAPSDDMPTSTARHGHIRGWLKTDERGHYALYTIRPGPYPNRDIPAHIHVLAKEPDLPNEYYIDEWVFDDDRLLTGAKRRALENRGGSGVLRVEETDGRQVAEHNVVLGLHIPGYPKRGTSEGGARSGLHIGEDQPSFTPFHAWGPDRGTRTCPVCKYGRHQGILYFVGNHPDWDEIRLWLQFLEAESVRRNEFLKVYFVYGNENGYEQAARVRELSDLGEALSLQHVALTFVPSFADTASDIHLNRLNPDVGNTFVVYRRSNIVEKWIDLKPTPVNFQRISRLLDRTRSPSVALPDPAIR; this comes from the coding sequence ATGTACATCGCTCCACCCGACCAGATCGACGCGGTCGATACCAGCGCGGGTTGGTGGGAAGCGGGGCAGAAGCTTCTGGTGACCGGTACGGTCTATCAACCCGACGGTCGTACGCCCGCGCCGAACGTCCTCCTGTACTACTGGCAAACCGACCACCGTGGCTATTATGCGCCTAGCGACGACATGCCAACCAGCACCGCGCGTCACGGGCACATCCGCGGCTGGCTGAAAACCGACGAGCGGGGGCATTACGCACTCTACACGATTCGTCCGGGGCCATATCCGAACCGCGACATTCCGGCGCATATCCACGTGTTGGCGAAGGAGCCCGACCTTCCGAACGAGTATTACATCGACGAGTGGGTCTTTGACGACGACCGCTTGCTGACGGGTGCGAAACGCCGGGCGTTGGAAAACCGGGGCGGCAGCGGCGTGCTGCGCGTGGAGGAAACCGACGGAAGGCAAGTCGCGGAGCACAACGTTGTGTTGGGGCTGCACATTCCCGGTTATCCGAAACGCGGCACCTCGGAAGGCGGGGCGCGGTCGGGACTGCACATTGGCGAGGACCAGCCGTCGTTTACGCCATTCCATGCGTGGGGACCCGACCGGGGCACGCGCACCTGTCCCGTCTGCAAGTACGGCCGCCACCAGGGCATCCTCTACTTTGTGGGCAACCACCCCGATTGGGACGAGATACGCCTGTGGTTGCAATTTCTGGAAGCAGAAAGCGTCCGGCGAAACGAATTTCTGAAAGTCTACTTCGTGTACGGCAACGAAAACGGCTATGAGCAAGCGGCCCGCGTGCGGGAATTGTCTGACCTCGGCGAGGCGCTGTCGCTTCAACACGTTGCCCTGACCTTCGTGCCTTCCTTTGCCGATACAGCCTCCGACATCCACCTCAACCGCCTCAACCCGGACGTCGGCAATACGTTCGTGGTGTACCGCCGCAGCAACATCGTGGAGAAGTGGATCGACCTGAAACCCACCCCGGTGAATTTCCAGCGCATCAGCCGCCTGCTCGACCGGACCCGCAGTCCATCCGTCGCACTGCCTGACCCGGCGATCCGGTGA
- a CDS encoding low temperature requirement protein A: MRKYFYNAESQHAGGQPSPDHRFISFLLDMHFGFSSAAWWGPPKKFDQPERDRRVSWLELFYDLVYVIAISRITHHFSEHVSLGSFFEYAGLFCLIFWGWLNGSLYYDLHGNEGLRTRLMTLWQMMIIAALSITLSLPDPNHVHVTVVFMVMQFFITYLWWSVGFYDPSHRPYSRPYTVLYLLSLGLMGLSLVFPERWLTWLLPVVLVCNYAPPFISQGLLRRSSRNIDMTPSMFERLGLFTIIVFGELVLGVINGVSDTQEMDFLAWLNFALALAIIFALWWIFFTLVWRGEAQKGFIKASALELLYIPPLITLGLMAVSFTSFFDPHEEARALRPLFGYAVAVFLTSISLIMGLVEVLKRVRPLKRRFRLSLVLTAAVFLLSALIAFQPAMLYYLLGVLVVLVIEILYLNSLYYASASEEENEINEPQTAS; this comes from the coding sequence GTGAGAAAGTACTTCTACAACGCTGAATCACAACACGCCGGTGGTCAGCCCTCTCCTGATCACCGGTTCATCTCTTTTCTTCTCGATATGCACTTCGGTTTCAGTTCGGCCGCGTGGTGGGGGCCGCCCAAAAAGTTTGATCAACCCGAGCGGGACCGGCGCGTCAGTTGGCTCGAGCTTTTTTACGACCTGGTCTACGTGATTGCCATATCCCGGATCACGCACCATTTCTCGGAGCACGTGAGCTTGGGGAGCTTTTTTGAATACGCCGGACTATTCTGCCTGATTTTCTGGGGCTGGCTGAACGGCAGTCTGTACTACGACCTGCACGGCAACGAAGGGTTGCGTACCCGTCTGATGACCCTCTGGCAGATGATGATCATTGCTGCCCTCAGCATCACGCTGTCGCTGCCGGACCCGAACCACGTCCACGTCACGGTCGTCTTCATGGTCATGCAGTTTTTCATCACCTACCTGTGGTGGAGCGTCGGTTTTTACGACCCGTCCCACCGCCCCTACAGTCGGCCGTACACCGTGCTGTACCTGTTGTCGCTGGGGCTGATGGGACTTAGCCTGGTGTTTCCCGAGCGGTGGCTGACCTGGCTGTTGCCCGTGGTGCTTGTTTGCAATTACGCCCCGCCCTTCATCTCGCAAGGGTTGCTGCGCCGTTCTTCACGAAACATAGACATGACGCCCAGCATGTTCGAGCGGCTGGGGTTGTTTACCATCATCGTCTTCGGCGAACTGGTGCTGGGCGTGATCAATGGGGTCAGCGATACGCAAGAGATGGATTTCCTGGCCTGGCTCAACTTCGCTCTGGCCCTCGCCATCATCTTCGCCCTGTGGTGGATTTTCTTTACGCTGGTCTGGCGGGGCGAGGCTCAAAAAGGGTTTATCAAAGCGTCCGCCCTGGAGCTGCTGTACATTCCCCCTCTGATCACACTAGGGCTGATGGCGGTGAGTTTTACTTCCTTTTTTGATCCGCACGAGGAGGCGCGGGCCCTGCGTCCCCTGTTCGGCTACGCGGTGGCCGTGTTTCTGACCAGCATCAGCCTGATCATGGGGCTCGTGGAAGTGCTGAAACGGGTCCGGCCCCTCAAACGCCGCTTCCGCCTTTCGCTGGTGCTCACGGCGGCGGTGTTCCTCCTCTCTGCCCTGATCGCATTCCAACCCGCCATGCTCTACTATCTGCTTGGGGTGCTGGTCGTGCTGGTGATCGAGATCCTCTACCTGAATTCGCTGTATTACGCCTCAGCCAGCGAAGAGGAAAACGAAATCAACGAACCGCAGACAGCGAGCTGA
- a CDS encoding alpha/beta hydrolase, with protein sequence MKKANYTLHTPVGESKATALLIHGLNVRPDSLGWLIDQLTARGIRVVNVQLRGHSKAHCPHHALHRITWEDWVDDLQAPLQEVRNRPAQPCVLIGYSMGALVGLEIAHRYHVTFDRYLLLAPPIQINALSRRLLPLCRRFGRVVLPSFTPKAYRVYPALPIGLFHTLATGIRSVAQRKHPGPLTILIDPCDELVSFAAVKAFAIKHRATLKVIAKKIGDCRYGHIKHLIVDEASLGPATDLLRDYLNRLPLTE encoded by the coding sequence TTGAAGAAAGCGAATTACACCCTTCATACCCCGGTCGGAGAGAGCAAAGCCACCGCGCTGCTGATCCACGGCCTCAACGTCAGGCCCGATAGCCTGGGATGGCTCATCGACCAGTTGACGGCGCGAGGCATCCGGGTGGTGAATGTGCAGCTCCGCGGCCATTCGAAGGCCCATTGCCCCCATCACGCGTTGCACCGAATTACCTGGGAAGACTGGGTAGACGACCTGCAAGCCCCCCTTCAGGAAGTACGCAACCGTCCGGCGCAACCCTGTGTTCTGATCGGCTATTCGATGGGTGCGCTGGTGGGGCTGGAAATCGCACACCGCTATCACGTTACGTTTGACCGGTACCTGTTGCTGGCACCACCGATCCAGATCAACGCGCTCTCGCGTCGTCTGTTGCCCCTCTGCCGACGCTTCGGCCGGGTGGTCCTCCCCAGTTTCACCCCGAAAGCGTACCGCGTGTACCCCGCCCTCCCCATCGGCCTGTTCCATACGCTGGCGACGGGCATCCGCTCCGTGGCGCAGCGGAAGCACCCCGGCCCCCTCACGATCCTGATCGACCCGTGCGACGAGCTGGTTTCGTTCGCAGCCGTCAAGGCGTTTGCCATCAAACACCGCGCAACCTTAAAAGTCATTGCCAAAAAAATAGGCGATTGCCGGTACGGACACATCAAGCATCTGATCGTCGACGAAGCGTCGTTAGGCCCCGCCACCGACCTGCTCCGGGACTACCTCAACCGCCTGCCCCTCACTGAATAA
- a CDS encoding bifunctional aldolase/short-chain dehydrogenase, translating to MEAPVQNFKYVDYLWDDQKAQALEGDEVALLLYRSNILGADLRITNYGGGNTSCKTMEKDPLTGEPTEVMWIKGSGGDIGTLKRSGLAGLYVDRLRNLQNVYRGIEHEDEMVALFNHCIYDLDSKAPSIDTPLHGFLPFKHIDHLHPDALIAIAAAKDSQKITEELWNGEMGWVPWQRPGFDLGLQLEKCLRDNPGIRGIVLGGHGVFTWGDTSYECYMNSLEVIEKASEYLAEHTGKDRPVFGGARVESLNEEARKKQAAALAPVLRGFCSSQQRMIGHFTDDQRVLEFINSHDLDKLAPMGTSCPDHFLRTKIAPLVLDLPADVELSDATAIAEQLAPAFEAYRKNYTDYYENHKHPNSPAIRDTNPVIILWPGVGMFSFAKNKQTARVASEFYINAINVMRGAEAVSEYTSLPLQEAFDIEYWLLEEAKLQRMPKPKTLSGKIALITGGGGGIGRAIANKLADEGACVVLSDLYEERLQEANGDFGRDVSTYAVADVTNEASVSVAFEKSALEFGGVDIVVNCAGLAISKPIEETTQDDWNLLQNVIVRGQFLVSQQGVAIMRKQALGGTPLGGDIVNIASKNGLVSGPNNVGYGTAKAAQQHMSRLLAAELGKDKIRVNVVNPDAVIVGSKIWEGKWAEGRAKAYGVTVDELPAYYAKRTLMNEILYPEDIANAVLAFTNGILSKSTGNILNVDGGVAAAFVR from the coding sequence ATGGAAGCTCCTGTTCAAAACTTTAAGTACGTAGACTACTTGTGGGACGATCAGAAGGCCCAGGCGCTGGAAGGCGACGAAGTGGCGCTGCTGCTCTACCGCTCCAATATCCTGGGTGCCGACCTGCGCATCACCAACTACGGCGGCGGAAACACCAGCTGCAAGACGATGGAAAAAGATCCCCTGACGGGAGAGCCGACCGAGGTAATGTGGATCAAAGGATCGGGGGGCGACATCGGGACGCTGAAGCGGAGTGGCCTGGCCGGGTTGTATGTAGATCGCCTGCGCAACCTGCAGAACGTTTACCGTGGCATCGAGCACGAAGACGAGATGGTGGCGCTGTTCAACCACTGCATCTACGACCTCGACTCCAAAGCGCCGTCGATCGATACGCCGCTGCACGGGTTTTTGCCGTTCAAGCACATCGACCACCTGCATCCCGACGCACTGATCGCCATCGCGGCCGCGAAAGACAGCCAGAAGATTACCGAGGAGCTGTGGAACGGAGAGATGGGCTGGGTGCCGTGGCAGCGTCCTGGTTTTGACCTGGGGCTGCAACTCGAAAAATGCCTGCGTGACAATCCGGGCATCCGGGGCATCGTGCTGGGCGGACACGGCGTGTTCACCTGGGGCGATACGTCGTACGAGTGCTACATGAACAGCCTGGAAGTGATCGAAAAAGCGTCGGAATACCTGGCGGAACATACCGGAAAAGACCGTCCCGTTTTCGGGGGCGCGCGCGTCGAATCGCTGAACGAAGAGGCACGCAAAAAACAGGCGGCCGCCCTGGCTCCGGTCCTGCGTGGGTTCTGTTCGAGCCAGCAGCGGATGATCGGCCACTTTACGGACGACCAGCGCGTGCTGGAATTCATCAACAGCCACGACCTCGACAAGCTGGCCCCGATGGGCACAAGTTGCCCCGACCACTTCCTGCGGACCAAGATTGCCCCGCTAGTGCTGGACCTGCCGGCCGACGTAGAATTGAGCGACGCGACCGCCATCGCCGAGCAACTGGCCCCCGCGTTCGAGGCCTACCGCAAGAACTACACCGACTACTACGAAAACCACAAGCATCCGAACAGCCCAGCGATCCGCGACACCAACCCGGTGATCATCCTGTGGCCCGGCGTGGGGATGTTCTCGTTTGCGAAAAACAAGCAGACCGCGCGCGTTGCGTCTGAGTTTTACATAAACGCCATCAACGTGATGCGCGGTGCCGAAGCCGTGTCGGAATACACGTCGCTGCCCCTGCAGGAAGCGTTCGATATCGAATACTGGCTCCTGGAAGAAGCCAAGCTGCAACGCATGCCCAAGCCCAAAACCCTGAGCGGTAAAATCGCGCTGATCACCGGCGGCGGTGGCGGCATCGGGCGGGCCATTGCCAACAAGCTGGCCGACGAAGGGGCCTGCGTGGTGCTGTCCGATCTCTACGAAGAGCGTTTGCAGGAAGCCAACGGCGACTTCGGCCGGGACGTCTCGACCTATGCGGTCGCCGACGTGACCAACGAAGCGTCCGTGAGTGTGGCGTTCGAGAAATCGGCGCTGGAATTCGGCGGGGTTGACATCGTGGTGAACTGCGCCGGTCTGGCCATCTCCAAACCCATCGAAGAGACGACGCAGGACGACTGGAACCTGTTGCAAAACGTAATTGTCCGCGGGCAATTCCTGGTGAGCCAGCAGGGCGTCGCCATCATGCGCAAACAGGCCCTCGGCGGCACGCCCCTCGGTGGCGATATCGTGAACATCGCCTCGAAAAACGGCTTGGTCTCCGGTCCGAACAACGTGGGCTACGGCACCGCCAAAGCGGCTCAGCAGCACATGTCGCGTCTCCTGGCCGCCGAACTCGGCAAAGACAAAATCCGCGTGAACGTGGTGAACCCCGATGCGGTGATCGTCGGCAGTAAAATCTGGGAAGGCAAGTGGGCCGAAGGCCGCGCGAAAGCCTACGGCGTCACGGTCGACGAACTGCCCGCGTACTACGCGAAACGCACGCTGATGAACGAAATCCTCTATCCCGAAGACATTGCCAACGCCGTCCTGGCCTTCACCAACGGCATCCTGAGCAAAAGCACCGGCAACATCCTGAATGTGGACGGTGGGGTAGCGGCGGCTTTTGTGCGTTAA
- a CDS encoding NADP-dependent oxidoreductase, translating into MKAIRIHEFGGPEVMRLEEIERPVPASDEILLKVYASGVNAVDWVVRQGGTEAMKPFLTLPMTLGWDAAGIVEETGADVTTLKKGDAVYGVPNFPGDGSYAEYVAAKASQFALKPKRLRFNEAAGVPLAALTAWTGMFAAGKLEAGQRILIQGASGGVGSFAVQFAKAKGAYVIGIASARNHAYLKQLGADEVIDYKTQCFEKLVRDLDVVLEASPLRDNQERLKAVRVLREGGIFSSVNVDFPFNEEVMAALAQKQAQGELVNNQPRQEWLQEIAQLIDDGHVRVSVSNVFPLAEVAEAHRESETWHIQGKLVLEIRKEEERG; encoded by the coding sequence ATGAAAGCAATCAGAATTCACGAATTTGGCGGACCGGAGGTCATGCGCCTGGAAGAAATCGAACGGCCGGTTCCTGCTTCCGACGAAATTTTACTAAAAGTGTATGCCAGCGGGGTGAACGCGGTCGACTGGGTCGTTCGCCAGGGGGGAACCGAAGCGATGAAACCGTTCCTGACCTTACCCATGACGCTGGGGTGGGATGCGGCCGGCATAGTCGAAGAAACAGGGGCCGACGTGACGACACTGAAAAAAGGCGATGCCGTGTACGGGGTACCTAATTTCCCCGGGGATGGGAGTTACGCCGAATACGTGGCCGCCAAGGCCAGTCAGTTTGCTTTGAAGCCCAAGCGCCTCCGTTTCAACGAAGCCGCAGGTGTCCCGCTGGCCGCGCTAACGGCCTGGACGGGCATGTTTGCCGCTGGCAAGCTGGAGGCAGGGCAACGCATCCTGATCCAGGGGGCTTCCGGAGGGGTAGGAAGTTTTGCGGTGCAGTTTGCCAAAGCCAAAGGAGCGTACGTCATCGGCATCGCTTCCGCCCGTAATCACGCGTACCTCAAACAATTGGGGGCCGATGAAGTCATTGATTATAAAACCCAATGCTTCGAAAAGTTGGTGCGCGACCTGGATGTGGTGTTGGAGGCATCGCCCCTCCGAGATAATCAGGAGCGATTGAAAGCCGTACGCGTCTTGAGAGAAGGCGGCATCTTCTCCAGCGTCAACGTCGATTTTCCGTTCAATGAGGAAGTGATGGCCGCGCTGGCTCAGAAACAGGCCCAAGGTGAGCTTGTCAATAACCAACCCCGTCAGGAATGGTTACAAGAGATCGCCCAATTGATCGACGACGGCCACGTGCGGGTATCGGTCAGCAACGTGTTTCCGTTGGCAGAAGTGGCTGAGGCCCATCGTGAAAGTGAAACGTGGCATATACAAGGGAAACTGGTGTTGGAAATCAGAAAAGAAGAGGAACGTGGATGA
- a CDS encoding TIM barrel protein, whose translation MQLSKARIQEHNQPLLASHQLRLNLLSEELSERGVAVRDLIQRLVDFQVAIPSWALGTGGTRFGRYAGVGEPQSLEQKIEDVGLLHALNRSSGAISLHIPWDIPENAAHIKALMQEHDLAFDAMNSNTFQDQRDQQHSYKFGSLSHTDAAVRKQAVEHNLEVIRYGEELGSKALTVWLADGSSFPGQRNFRTVLQNTYESLREIYAALPADWKVFVEYKPFEPYFYSTVIQDWGTSFLLANKLGDKAYTLVDLGHHLPNANIEQIVATLLMEGKLGGFHFNDSKYADDDLTVGSIKPYQLYLIFLELVHGMDDPQTNNPPISYMIDASHNLKDPLEDLLQSVEAIQLAYAQALLVDKQALEAARADNDVVGAQEILQNAFRTDVRPLVREAFRQAGGALDPLGLYRKLDVRRQLYDERGVGIATGL comes from the coding sequence ATGCAACTTTCCAAAGCCCGGATTCAGGAACACAACCAGCCGCTTCTGGCGTCTCACCAGCTTAGGCTGAACCTGTTGTCCGAAGAACTTTCCGAACGAGGCGTTGCGGTCCGGGACCTGATTCAGCGCCTGGTCGACTTCCAGGTCGCCATCCCGAGTTGGGCGCTGGGCACCGGCGGGACACGCTTCGGGCGCTACGCCGGGGTCGGGGAGCCGCAGTCGCTCGAACAGAAGATCGAAGACGTTGGGTTGCTGCACGCCCTCAACCGGTCGAGTGGCGCCATTTCGCTGCACATTCCGTGGGACATTCCCGAAAATGCCGCGCACATCAAAGCCCTGATGCAGGAGCACGACCTCGCGTTCGACGCGATGAACTCCAACACGTTTCAGGATCAGCGCGACCAGCAGCATTCGTACAAGTTCGGCTCGCTGTCGCACACCGACGCGGCCGTGCGCAAACAAGCGGTCGAGCACAACCTGGAGGTGATTCGCTACGGTGAAGAACTCGGCTCGAAGGCGCTGACCGTCTGGCTGGCCGACGGTTCGAGCTTTCCGGGACAGCGGAACTTCCGTACAGTGCTGCAAAATACCTACGAATCGCTCCGGGAAATCTACGCGGCCCTGCCCGCCGACTGGAAGGTATTTGTGGAATACAAGCCGTTTGAGCCGTATTTCTACTCGACGGTCATTCAGGACTGGGGCACGTCGTTTCTCCTGGCCAACAAGCTGGGCGACAAGGCTTACACGCTGGTCGACCTCGGGCACCACCTGCCCAACGCCAACATCGAACAGATCGTAGCGACGCTTCTGATGGAAGGCAAGCTCGGCGGGTTCCACTTCAACGATTCCAAGTACGCCGACGACGACCTGACCGTTGGGTCGATCAAGCCGTACCAACTGTACCTGATCTTCCTGGAGCTGGTGCACGGCATGGACGATCCGCAGACCAACAATCCGCCGATCTCGTACATGATCGACGCCAGCCACAACCTGAAAGATCCGCTGGAAGACCTCCTGCAATCGGTCGAGGCCATTCAACTGGCCTACGCGCAGGCATTGCTGGTCGATAAACAAGCGCTGGAAGCCGCCCGTGCCGACAACGACGTGGTCGGGGCGCAGGAGATTTTACAAAACGCATTTCGCACCGACGTGCGGCCGCTGGTCCGGGAAGCCTTCCGCCAGGCGGGGGGCGCGCTCGATCCGCTCGGGCTCTACCGCAAGCTGGACGTCCGTCGGCAACTGTACGACGAGCGAGGGGTGGGCATCGCCACCGGTTTGTAA